The Thermus brockianus genome window below encodes:
- a CDS encoding ABC transporter, whose product MLELFLAEFWRSLLYLRRYPLELLGAVVTLSLIFYLLFLGARFLAGPGAEFGGRLEAVLVGYLLWTFTLSAYNGISFGLMEEAQTGTLEQVFLTPYGPIPLFLVRNLAGLLSQGLLVFLIALVLMALTGARLAFAPGVVLPFLAVLLGGYGLGFAMGSLALLYKRVGQVLGLSQFLLLFLLQAPGQGLFALLPLAPGAALARRMLAEGAPLDPAALGLAFLNGLAYMGLGILLFRQAVRRAKRLGLLHGY is encoded by the coding sequence ATGCTTGAACTCTTCCTGGCCGAGTTTTGGCGAAGCCTCCTTTACCTCCGCCGCTACCCCTTGGAGCTCTTGGGAGCGGTGGTCACGCTAAGCCTTATCTTCTACCTCCTCTTCCTGGGCGCCCGCTTCCTGGCAGGGCCGGGCGCGGAGTTCGGGGGCAGGCTGGAAGCGGTCCTGGTGGGCTACCTCCTTTGGACCTTCACCCTATCCGCCTATAACGGCATTTCCTTCGGCCTCATGGAGGAAGCCCAGACGGGTACCCTGGAACAGGTCTTCCTCACCCCCTATGGGCCCATCCCCCTCTTTCTGGTGCGGAACCTGGCGGGGCTCCTTTCCCAGGGCCTCCTGGTCTTCCTCATCGCCCTGGTGCTCATGGCCCTCACCGGGGCCCGCCTCGCCTTCGCCCCTGGGGTGGTCCTCCCCTTCCTGGCGGTGCTCTTGGGCGGCTACGGCCTCGGCTTCGCCATGGGGAGCCTTGCCCTCCTCTACAAGCGGGTGGGGCAGGTTCTGGGGCTTTCCCAGTTCCTCCTCCTTTTCCTCCTCCAGGCCCCGGGCCAGGGGCTTTTCGCCCTCCTCCCCTTGGCCCCGGGGGCGGCTTTGGCCCGGAGGATGCTGGCGGAAGGCGCCCCCCTGGACCCCGCCGCTTTAGGCCTTGCCTTCCTCAACGGGCTCGCCTATATGGGCTTAGGCATCCTCCTCTTCCGGCAGGCGGTGCGCCGGGCCAAAAGGCTAGGGCTTCTCCATGGCTACTAG
- a CDS encoding prepilin peptidase encodes MWPLLALVLGLVVGSFLNVVIHRLPKGESIVFPPSRCPSCGRRLAPMDLIPVVSYLALRGRCRYCNEPISPRYPLVEGLTGGLFLLAALFYPPSWEALWVFAFLALLVALSFIDLDTFELPDALTYGLLLLGLASAWLLSFPLPFREALDGALLAAGGLGLIAGYANLFLRRFQEGRAEVPVGPHQVHMAALFGALLGPGVGMALAFLTWALSARTGKPVVLPDRLTLPLLPLALLLAPILGLDFLLSLKGALLAAGGLALAGGLYWAFRPAPEGEEEEPVAMGYGDVKLLGALGAWLGPYAFLALFLGVFAGAVVGLLLRQRKIPFGPYLALGGVVAFFFGEPLWRAYLAWLGLG; translated from the coding sequence ATGTGGCCCCTTCTCGCCCTGGTCTTGGGTCTGGTGGTGGGCTCTTTCCTCAACGTGGTCATCCACCGCCTGCCCAAGGGGGAGTCCATCGTCTTCCCCCCCTCCCGGTGCCCTTCCTGCGGGCGCCGGCTCGCCCCCATGGACCTCATTCCCGTGGTCTCCTACCTGGCCCTTAGGGGACGGTGCCGGTACTGCAACGAGCCCATAAGCCCCCGCTACCCCCTGGTGGAGGGGCTCACCGGGGGGCTTTTCCTCCTCGCTGCCCTCTTCTACCCTCCCTCGTGGGAGGCCCTCTGGGTCTTCGCCTTCTTGGCCCTCCTGGTGGCCCTAAGCTTCATTGACCTGGACACCTTTGAACTCCCCGACGCCCTCACCTACGGCCTCCTCCTCCTGGGGCTCGCCTCCGCCTGGCTCCTCTCCTTCCCCCTCCCCTTCCGGGAAGCCCTGGACGGGGCCCTTCTGGCGGCGGGGGGGCTTGGGCTCATCGCCGGCTACGCCAACCTCTTCCTGAGGCGCTTCCAAGAGGGCCGGGCGGAGGTGCCCGTGGGCCCCCACCAGGTGCACATGGCGGCCCTTTTCGGGGCGCTTTTGGGCCCCGGGGTGGGGATGGCCCTGGCCTTCCTCACCTGGGCCCTTTCCGCCCGGACGGGGAAGCCCGTGGTCCTCCCCGACCGCCTCACCCTGCCCCTTCTGCCCCTCGCCCTCCTCCTCGCCCCCATCCTGGGCCTGGACTTCCTCCTAAGCCTTAAGGGGGCCCTCCTCGCCGCCGGGGGCCTGGCCCTGGCGGGGGGGCTTTACTGGGCCTTCCGGCCGGCGCCGGAGGGCGAGGAAGAGGAACCTGTGGCCATGGGCTACGGGGACGTGAAGCTTTTGGGCGCCCTAGGGGCTTGGCTTGGGCCCTACGCCTTCTTGGCCCTTTTCCTCGGGGTCTTCGCCGGGGCGGTGGTGGGCCTTCTCCTCCGCCAGCGGAAAATCCCCTTTGGCCCCTATCTGGCCCTTGGAGGGGTGGTGGCCTTCTTCTTTGGAGAACCCCTGTGGCGGGCCTACCTGGCCTGGCTTGGGCTCGGCTAG
- the mgsA gene encoding methylglyoxal synthase, whose translation MRALALIAHDAKKEEMVAFCQRHREVLARFPLVATGTTGRRIEEATGLTVEKLLSGPLGGDQQMGARVAEGRILAVIFFRDPLTAQPHEPDVQALLRVCDVHGVPLATNPMAAEALIPWLQSLVGYQTPQGQ comes from the coding sequence ATGCGGGCCCTTGCCCTCATTGCCCACGACGCCAAGAAGGAGGAGATGGTAGCCTTTTGCCAGCGGCACCGGGAGGTCCTTGCCCGCTTTCCCCTGGTGGCCACGGGTACCACGGGAAGGCGGATAGAGGAGGCCACGGGGCTAACGGTGGAAAAGCTCCTTTCCGGGCCCTTGGGCGGGGACCAGCAGATGGGGGCCCGGGTGGCGGAGGGGCGGATCCTGGCCGTCATCTTCTTCCGCGACCCCCTCACCGCCCAGCCCCACGAGCCCGATGTCCAGGCCCTCCTGCGCGTTTGCGACGTGCACGGGGTGCCCCTCGCCACCAACCCCATGGCGGCGGAGGCCCTCATCCCCTGGCTTCAGTCCTTGGTGGGGTACCAAACCCCCCAGGGCCAATAG
- a CDS encoding YifB family Mg chelatase-like AAA ATPase, giving the protein MLAQVRSYTLFGLDAVPVTVEVDVSPGLPSYALVGLPDKAVEESRERVRAALKNAGFPYPQARVVVNLAPAELRKEGSHFDLPIALGLLAAQGVVPLEALAGLAVAGELGLDGTLRPVPGAVNLALGALAEGKTLLLPKESAKEAALVEGVVALGAETLAQAVAHLKGEEALSPAAPEDPVEALEVLDLRDVKGQAKAKRALEIAAAGYHHLLMVGSPGSGKTMLARRLPFLLPPLSREAALEVTRIHSAAGKPVKGLLRTPPFRAPHHTVSYAGLIGGGAIPKPGEVSLAHRGVLFLDEFPEFSRDALEALRQPLEDGVVTVARARASLTFPARFLLVAAMNPCPCGWYGDPERPCSCTPSARQRYAGRISGPLLDRFDLVVEVPRLTPLELARAPEGEPTAVVRERVLAARERMQARQGKPNSELLGRELRQHAKLSPSSEALLQAATQRLALSARSYDRILRVARTIADLAGSERIEEAHLAEALTYRRSLG; this is encoded by the coding sequence ATGCTAGCCCAGGTGCGAAGCTACACCCTCTTCGGCCTGGACGCGGTTCCCGTGACCGTGGAGGTGGATGTTAGCCCCGGGCTTCCCTCCTACGCCCTGGTGGGCCTTCCGGACAAGGCGGTGGAGGAAAGCCGGGAAAGGGTCCGGGCCGCCCTGAAAAACGCGGGCTTCCCCTACCCCCAGGCCCGGGTGGTGGTGAACCTGGCCCCGGCGGAGCTCAGGAAGGAGGGGAGCCACTTTGACCTCCCCATCGCCCTGGGGCTTTTGGCGGCGCAAGGGGTGGTGCCCCTCGAGGCCCTGGCGGGCCTCGCCGTGGCGGGGGAGCTGGGGCTGGACGGGACCCTCCGCCCCGTGCCGGGAGCGGTGAACCTGGCCCTGGGCGCCCTAGCAGAGGGAAAAACGCTCCTCCTCCCCAAGGAAAGCGCTAAGGAAGCGGCCCTGGTGGAGGGCGTGGTGGCCCTGGGAGCGGAGACCCTGGCCCAGGCCGTGGCCCACCTAAAGGGAGAGGAAGCCCTTTCCCCAGCGGCGCCTGAAGACCCCGTGGAGGCCCTAGAGGTCCTGGACCTGCGGGACGTGAAGGGGCAGGCCAAAGCCAAACGGGCCCTGGAGATCGCCGCCGCCGGGTACCACCACCTCCTCATGGTGGGAAGCCCGGGCTCGGGAAAGACCATGCTGGCAAGGCGCCTGCCCTTCCTCCTCCCTCCCCTCTCCCGGGAGGCCGCCCTCGAGGTCACCCGCATCCACTCCGCCGCCGGCAAGCCCGTCAAGGGCCTCCTCCGCACGCCTCCCTTCCGCGCCCCCCACCACACGGTGAGCTACGCCGGGCTCATCGGGGGCGGGGCCATCCCCAAGCCGGGGGAGGTTTCCTTGGCCCACCGGGGCGTGCTCTTTTTGGACGAGTTTCCCGAGTTTTCCCGGGACGCCCTCGAGGCCCTCCGCCAACCCCTGGAGGACGGGGTGGTCACCGTGGCCCGGGCCCGGGCAAGCCTCACCTTCCCCGCCCGCTTCCTCCTGGTGGCCGCCATGAACCCCTGCCCCTGCGGCTGGTACGGGGACCCGGAAAGGCCCTGTAGCTGCACCCCCTCGGCCCGGCAACGCTACGCCGGCCGCATCTCCGGACCCCTCTTGGACCGCTTTGACCTGGTGGTGGAGGTGCCCCGCCTCACCCCCCTAGAGCTCGCCCGCGCCCCCGAGGGCGAGCCCACCGCGGTGGTGCGGGAGCGGGTGTTGGCCGCCCGGGAAAGAATGCAGGCCCGCCAAGGCAAGCCCAACAGCGAACTCCTGGGCCGCGAATTGCGGCAACACGCGAAGCTTTCCCCCTCCTCCGAGGCCCTCTTGCAAGCCGCCACCCAGCGCTTAGCCCTCAGCGCAAGGAGCTACGACCGCATCCTGCGGGTGGCCCGTACCATCGCCGACCTGGCGGGCTCGGAGCGCATTGAGGAGGCCCATCTGGCCGAGGCGCTCACCTACCGCAGGAGCCTGGGGTGA
- a CDS encoding MBL fold metallo-hydrolase — MSAIPVLNVGYRSTHYWLIGQGPARLLVDLGWPGTFGALKMTLRRVGVDLKEVRFGLATHYHIDHAGLAQELKEAGMTLLVMENQVEAIPHMRRFAKPQDRYRPIQGVGNRLLSFTESRAFLASLGIPGEILPTPGHTDHCVSLLLDDGRAFTGDLPPEEGAWDNPVAQQSWASLRAKGARLVYPGHGPVRPLD; from the coding sequence GTGAGCGCCATTCCCGTCTTAAACGTGGGCTACCGCTCCACCCATTACTGGCTCATCGGCCAAGGACCGGCCCGCCTTTTGGTAGACCTGGGCTGGCCTGGCACCTTCGGCGCACTAAAAATGACGCTGCGACGGGTAGGCGTAGACCTAAAGGAGGTGCGCTTCGGCCTCGCCACCCACTACCACATAGACCACGCAGGCCTGGCCCAGGAGCTCAAGGAGGCGGGGATGACCCTTTTGGTCATGGAAAACCAGGTGGAGGCCATCCCCCACATGAGGCGCTTCGCCAAACCCCAGGACCGCTACCGCCCCATCCAGGGGGTGGGCAACCGCTTACTTTCCTTCACCGAAAGTCGGGCCTTCCTGGCCTCCTTGGGCATCCCAGGGGAGATTCTGCCCACCCCAGGGCACACAGACCACTGCGTTTCCCTTCTGCTGGACGACGGCCGGGCCTTCACCGGGGACCTACCTCCGGAAGAGGGAGCCTGGGATAACCCTGTGGCTCAACAAAGCTGGGCCTCCCTCCGGGCCAAGGGCGCCCGCCTCGTTTACCCGGGCCACGGGCCAGTACGCCCCTTAGACTAG
- a CDS encoding AbrB/MazE/SpoVT family DNA-binding domain-containing protein, with translation MGRSECIKIVTQVSPRGQITLPASVRKALGLQAGDALLLWVRGGLSGFSGRMGLDCL, from the coding sequence ATGGGGCGATCAGAGTGTATAAAAATCGTCACCCAAGTCTCCCCCAGAGGGCAGATCACCCTGCCCGCTTCGGTACGCAAAGCCCTGGGCCTCCAAGCCGGGGATGCCCTGCTACTCTGGGTGAGAGGAGGTCTCTCCGGTTTCAGCGGAAGAATGGGATTGGATTGTCTCTAA
- a CDS encoding nucleotide pyrophosphohydrolase produces MEPLTFKEAQRQVDAWISQFKEGYFPPLLMLARLTEELGEVARVLAHRHGKKPKPGEAEGDLAEELADLLFVLISLANREGIDLEEAFRKAMEKYAKRDATRWSRP; encoded by the coding sequence ATGGAACCCCTCACCTTCAAGGAGGCGCAACGCCAGGTGGACGCTTGGATCTCCCAGTTCAAGGAGGGCTATTTCCCGCCCCTCCTTATGCTCGCCCGCCTCACGGAGGAGCTCGGGGAGGTGGCCCGGGTCCTGGCCCACCGCCACGGGAAGAAGCCCAAGCCAGGGGAGGCGGAGGGGGATTTGGCGGAGGAACTCGCTGACCTCCTTTTCGTCCTCATCTCCTTGGCCAACCGGGAGGGCATTGACCTGGAGGAGGCCTTCCGCAAGGCCATGGAAAAGTACGCAAAGCGAGACGCCACCCGCTGGAGCCGCCCGTGA
- a CDS encoding carboxypeptidase M32: protein MTPETAYQHLLEFQRETAYLASLGALAAWDQRTMIPKKGHEHRARQMAALARLLHQRMTDPRIGGWLEKVEGTSLVQDPYSDAAVNVREWRQAYERARAIPERLAVELAQAESESESFWEEARPRNDWQGFLPYLKRVFSLTQEKAQILYSLPSAPGDPPYGEVYDALLDGYEPGMRVAELLPLFAELREGLRGLLDRIQGSTKRPRTEILHRHYPKEAQRAFALELLQACGYDLEAGRLDPTAHPFEISIGPGDVRITTRYFEDFFNAGIFGTLHEMGHALYEQGLPKEHWGTPRGEAVSLGVHESQSRTWENLVGRSLGFWERFFPRAKEVFPSLADVRLEEFHFAVNAVEPSLIRVEADEVTYNLHILVRLELEVALFRGELALEDLPEAWAEKYRAYLGVAPKDYKDGVMQDVHWSGGLFGYFPTYTLGNLYAAQFFSQAEAELGALEPLFARGEFRPFLDWSRAKIHAEGSRFRPKALVERVTGKAPSAKPFLAYLERKFAALYGL, encoded by the coding sequence GTGACGCCGGAAACCGCTTACCAGCACCTTCTGGAGTTCCAAAGGGAAACCGCCTACCTGGCCTCCTTGGGGGCCTTGGCCGCTTGGGACCAGCGCACCATGATCCCCAAGAAGGGGCACGAGCACCGGGCCAGGCAGATGGCCGCCTTGGCCCGGCTCCTCCACCAGCGCATGACCGACCCCCGCATCGGGGGGTGGTTGGAGAAGGTGGAGGGCACGAGCCTGGTGCAGGACCCCTATTCGGATGCGGCGGTGAACGTGCGGGAGTGGCGCCAGGCCTACGAGAGGGCCCGGGCGATTCCCGAAAGGCTCGCCGTGGAGCTCGCCCAGGCGGAAAGCGAAAGCGAGAGCTTCTGGGAAGAGGCGAGGCCCCGCAACGATTGGCAAGGTTTTCTCCCCTACCTGAAGCGGGTTTTCTCCCTCACCCAGGAAAAGGCGCAAATCCTCTATAGCCTTCCTTCCGCCCCCGGGGACCCGCCTTACGGGGAGGTCTACGATGCCCTTCTGGACGGCTATGAGCCGGGGATGCGCGTGGCGGAGCTCCTACCCCTCTTCGCCGAGCTCAGGGAAGGTCTGCGGGGACTTCTAGACCGCATCCAGGGTAGTACCAAGCGGCCCAGGACGGAGATCCTCCACCGCCACTACCCCAAGGAGGCCCAGCGGGCCTTTGCCCTAGAGCTCCTTCAGGCGTGTGGGTATGACCTCGAGGCCGGCCGCCTAGACCCCACGGCCCACCCCTTTGAGATCTCCATCGGCCCCGGGGACGTGCGCATCACCACCCGGTACTTTGAGGACTTTTTCAACGCCGGCATCTTCGGCACCCTGCACGAGATGGGCCACGCCCTCTACGAGCAGGGCCTGCCCAAGGAGCACTGGGGCACCCCCAGGGGGGAGGCGGTCTCCTTGGGGGTGCACGAGTCGCAAAGCCGCACCTGGGAGAACCTGGTGGGCCGCTCCCTGGGCTTCTGGGAGCGCTTCTTCCCCCGGGCGAAGGAGGTCTTCCCCAGCCTTGCCGACGTGCGCCTGGAGGAGTTCCACTTCGCCGTGAACGCCGTGGAGCCTTCCCTGATCCGGGTGGAGGCGGACGAGGTCACCTACAACCTCCACATCCTGGTGCGCCTGGAGCTGGAGGTGGCCCTTTTCCGTGGCGAGCTTGCCCTGGAGGACCTCCCCGAGGCCTGGGCGGAGAAGTACCGGGCCTACCTGGGGGTAGCGCCCAAGGACTACAAGGACGGGGTCATGCAGGACGTCCACTGGTCCGGGGGGCTTTTCGGCTACTTTCCCACCTATACCCTGGGCAACCTCTACGCCGCCCAGTTCTTCAGCCAGGCGGAGGCGGAGCTTGGGGCCTTGGAGCCCCTCTTTGCCCGGGGGGAGTTCCGCCCCTTTTTGGACTGGAGCCGGGCGAAGATCCACGCCGAGGGAAGCCGTTTCCGCCCCAAGGCCCTGGTGGAACGGGTGACCGGGAAGGCACCGAGCGCCAAGCCCTTCCTCGCCTACCTGGAGCGCAAGTTCGCCGCCCTTTACGGCCTCTGA
- a CDS encoding YbfB/YjiJ family MFS transporter: MATRALLLALGPGVALGLGRFAYALVLPLMQATWGLSYAQAGLLGSANTLGYFLGALFSHRLLGWLGYRRGFFLALLLQGGVLALTGAGGYPLAFGLRLLQGVLGALVFVGGAALLMALGGTGRALGAYYGGVGLGILLAPWFLWGAETPGAAFFRLGLGSLLLSLAPLMAWGVLKEPPPPARGEGSLRPILPLLLAYGLYGAGYIGYMTFVTTAVGNWTLLFTLLSVGALLTGVVWGPWVERVGGRRGLFHVLLVLFLGSLPPLAQGLPGLSAFLFGLAFLGVITAITQAFRALLPPSAWPRAMGLSTAAFALGQALGPTLAGLGAEALGRGEGALWVASGLLALALLPAWPQRP; this comes from the coding sequence ATGGCTACTAGGGCCCTCCTCCTCGCCCTGGGGCCCGGGGTGGCCCTGGGCCTTGGGCGCTTCGCCTACGCCCTAGTCCTTCCCCTTATGCAGGCCACCTGGGGGCTTTCCTACGCCCAGGCGGGGCTTTTGGGCAGCGCCAACACCCTGGGCTACTTCCTCGGAGCCCTCTTTAGCCACCGCCTTTTGGGCTGGCTCGGCTACCGAAGGGGGTTTTTCCTGGCCCTCCTCCTCCAAGGAGGGGTCCTTGCCCTCACCGGGGCCGGGGGCTACCCCCTGGCCTTTGGCCTAAGGCTTCTCCAGGGCGTGCTTGGGGCCTTGGTCTTCGTGGGCGGGGCTGCCCTGCTCATGGCCCTGGGGGGCACGGGCCGGGCTTTGGGCGCCTACTACGGCGGGGTGGGGCTGGGGATCCTTCTCGCCCCCTGGTTCCTTTGGGGTGCGGAAACGCCGGGGGCGGCCTTTTTCCGGCTTGGCCTTGGGTCCCTTCTCCTCTCCCTGGCCCCCCTGATGGCCTGGGGTGTCCTGAAAGAGCCCCCACCCCCCGCCCGGGGGGAAGGAAGCCTCAGACCTATCCTCCCCCTTCTTCTGGCCTACGGCCTCTACGGGGCCGGGTACATCGGCTACATGACCTTCGTGACCACGGCGGTGGGGAACTGGACCCTGCTTTTCACCCTCCTCAGCGTGGGCGCCCTCCTCACGGGGGTGGTCTGGGGCCCCTGGGTGGAGCGGGTGGGAGGCAGGAGGGGGTTATTCCACGTGCTCCTGGTGCTCTTTTTGGGAAGCCTACCCCCCCTTGCCCAAGGGCTTCCCGGCCTGAGCGCCTTCCTCTTTGGCCTGGCCTTTTTGGGGGTCATCACCGCCATTACCCAGGCCTTCCGCGCCCTTCTTCCCCCTTCCGCCTGGCCTAGGGCCATGGGGCTTTCCACGGCGGCCTTCGCCCTGGGCCAAGCCCTGGGCCCCACCCTGGCAGGCCTGGGGGCCGAGGCCCTGGGCCGGGGGGAGGGGGCTTTGTGGGTGGCCAGCGGCCTCCTGGCCCTGGCCCTCCTCCCTGCCTGGCCTCAGAGGCCGTAA
- a CDS encoding ABC transporter ATP-binding protein, with protein sequence MEPLLWAQGLVKRFGALFAVRRVSLALRPGEVLAFLGKNGAGKTTTVKMLASLLLPDEGEVRLLGQDPFQNPWALRHLGAVLEGNRNVYWRLTPLENLVYFGVARGLRLGTARKRALALLEEYGLLEKAHTEVRHLSRGMQQKLALLQALIHDPEVLLLDEPTLGLDVETALLVREKVRALAQSGKAILLTTHQLEVAEALADRIAIIHRGEVVLEEEKGALLARFAGDHYVLEVEGPLPGAVLARLRALGVEGEGPFLFRGDGEALWAVLDALKPLPLKRVAKAEADLLEIFLKVVGHA encoded by the coding sequence ATGGAACCCCTCCTTTGGGCCCAAGGGCTTGTGAAGCGCTTCGGGGCTCTCTTCGCCGTGCGCCGCGTAAGCCTCGCCCTCCGCCCCGGCGAGGTCCTGGCCTTCTTGGGCAAGAACGGGGCCGGCAAGACCACCACGGTGAAGATGCTGGCAAGCCTCCTCCTGCCCGACGAGGGGGAGGTGCGCCTCTTGGGCCAGGACCCCTTCCAGAACCCTTGGGCCCTCCGCCACCTGGGGGCGGTGCTGGAGGGAAACCGCAACGTGTACTGGCGGCTTACCCCCTTGGAAAACCTGGTCTATTTCGGGGTGGCCCGGGGGCTCCGGCTTGGGACCGCCAGGAAGCGGGCCCTGGCCCTCTTGGAAGAGTACGGCCTCTTGGAAAAGGCCCACACCGAGGTGCGCCACCTCTCCCGGGGCATGCAGCAAAAACTGGCCCTCCTCCAAGCCCTTATCCACGACCCCGAGGTGCTCCTTTTGGACGAGCCCACCCTGGGACTGGACGTGGAAACCGCCCTTTTGGTGCGGGAAAAGGTTCGCGCCCTGGCCCAAAGCGGCAAGGCCATCCTCCTCACCACCCACCAGCTGGAGGTGGCCGAGGCCCTGGCGGACCGCATTGCCATCATCCACCGGGGGGAGGTGGTGCTGGAGGAGGAAAAGGGCGCCCTCCTCGCCCGCTTCGCCGGGGACCACTATGTGCTGGAGGTGGAAGGCCCCCTCCCAGGGGCTGTGCTCGCCCGGCTCCGGGCCTTGGGGGTGGAGGGGGAAGGGCCTTTCCTCTTTCGGGGAGATGGGGAGGCCCTTTGGGCCGTGCTGGATGCCCTAAAACCCCTTCCCCTCAAGCGCGTGGCCAAGGCGGAAGCGGATCTTTTGGAGATTTTCTTAAAGGTGGTGGGCCATGCTTGA
- a CDS encoding DUF2939 domain-containing protein — translation MRKPVWIALLGLVLIAAGLGAYLWASPYLFLRELQEAILAGDRARLERMVDFPRVREGLKAQINAQLLKELEKTQDPFAGLGYVFAAGLINAFVDAFLTPEGLAAIGTGAEPGQAPKEEVRNWRLKYQDFRTAYIHHPNDPQSRLYLERQGLFGWRVVRIDLPPE, via the coding sequence ATGAGGAAACCCGTTTGGATTGCCCTTCTGGGCCTCGTCCTGATAGCCGCGGGTTTGGGCGCGTACCTCTGGGCCTCGCCCTACCTCTTCCTCCGAGAGCTGCAGGAGGCCATCCTGGCGGGCGACCGGGCCCGCTTAGAGCGGATGGTGGACTTTCCCCGGGTGCGGGAAGGGCTAAAGGCCCAGATCAACGCCCAGCTGCTTAAGGAACTGGAAAAGACCCAAGACCCCTTTGCCGGCCTGGGCTACGTTTTCGCCGCTGGCCTGATCAACGCCTTTGTGGACGCCTTCCTCACCCCCGAGGGGCTTGCCGCTATCGGCACGGGCGCCGAACCCGGCCAGGCCCCCAAGGAGGAGGTGCGGAACTGGCGGCTGAAGTACCAGGACTTCCGCACCGCCTACATCCACCACCCGAACGACCCCCAAAGCCGCCTTTACCTGGAGCGGCAAGGGCTTTTCGGGTGGAGGGTGGTGCGGATAGACCTGCCCCCCGAGTAG
- a CDS encoding C40 family peptidase, whose protein sequence is MPRFLLAVAFLLWAFAQEATHLVAPGDTLFSIARRYGTTVEELMRLNGLESFLIRPGQVLRVRPGEGPASPTHVVAPGETLYALARRYGTTVEELMRLNGLASPELKVGQVLRLPAKAQDTPPAGERGEAQGERGSEEEWNPESPLLRVVLRYLGLPYKYGANSPLALDCSAFVAQVYAELGVALPRTSKEQYQAFYPVDALRPGDLVFFSFGGKEVDHVGIYLGRGVFAHASSYGSRVVIESLEAPFYQKAYRGARRVVQEGGR, encoded by the coding sequence ATGCCCCGTTTCCTCTTGGCCGTGGCCTTTCTCCTTTGGGCCTTCGCCCAAGAGGCCACGCACCTGGTGGCCCCCGGGGACACCCTCTTCTCCATCGCCCGGCGCTACGGGACCACGGTGGAAGAGCTCATGCGGCTCAATGGGCTAGAGAGCTTCCTCATCCGGCCGGGCCAGGTTCTTAGGGTGAGGCCAGGGGAGGGCCCCGCTTCCCCGACCCACGTGGTGGCCCCGGGGGAGACCCTTTACGCCTTGGCCCGGCGCTACGGGACCACGGTGGAGGAGCTCATGCGCCTAAACGGCCTCGCCTCCCCCGAGCTCAAGGTGGGGCAGGTCCTCAGGCTCCCCGCCAAAGCCCAAGACACCCCGCCGGCAGGGGAGAGGGGAGAGGCCCAGGGGGAAAGGGGAAGCGAAGAGGAATGGAACCCCGAAAGCCCCCTCCTTCGGGTGGTGCTCCGCTACCTGGGCCTGCCCTACAAGTACGGGGCCAACTCCCCCCTGGCCCTGGACTGCTCCGCCTTCGTGGCCCAGGTGTACGCCGAGCTAGGCGTGGCCCTGCCCAGGACCAGCAAGGAGCAGTACCAAGCCTTCTATCCCGTGGATGCCTTGCGTCCGGGGGATTTGGTCTTCTTCAGCTTTGGGGGCAAGGAGGTGGACCACGTGGGGATCTACTTGGGCCGGGGGGTCTTCGCCCATGCCAGTAGCTACGGGAGCCGGGTGGTGATAGAGAGCCTCGAGGCCCCCTTCTACCAGAAGGCCTACCGGGGGGCTAGGCGCGTGGTCCAGGAAGGGGGGCGCTAG
- a CDS encoding FAD-dependent oxidoreductase, protein MRRYQVLIVGAGFAGAEAAWHLARAGVEVGLLTQSLDSVMMPFLPPKPPFPQESLLEKAYDPQDERVWAFHARAKYRLEAEPHLHLFQATATGLLLEEGRVVGVRTWEGPPALAERVVLAVGSFLGARLFLGEVEEEAGRLSEASYPDLFEELKALGFRFVEREGAVPETPTTPGYRVRYHAFHPEEWEAETFRLQRLAGLYAVGLCVREGDYACMSQEGKRLAEHLLHELG, encoded by the coding sequence ATGCGCCGCTACCAGGTTCTCATTGTAGGGGCGGGGTTCGCCGGGGCCGAGGCCGCCTGGCACCTGGCCCGGGCCGGGGTGGAGGTGGGCCTCCTCACCCAGAGCCTGGACTCGGTGATGATGCCCTTCCTCCCCCCAAAGCCCCCTTTCCCCCAGGAAAGCCTTCTGGAAAAGGCTTACGACCCCCAGGACGAGCGGGTCTGGGCCTTCCACGCCCGGGCCAAGTACCGCCTCGAGGCCGAACCCCACCTCCACCTCTTCCAGGCCACGGCCACGGGCCTACTCCTGGAGGAAGGGCGGGTGGTGGGGGTGCGGACCTGGGAGGGCCCCCCGGCCCTGGCCGAGCGGGTGGTCCTCGCCGTGGGGAGCTTCCTCGGGGCGAGGCTTTTCCTGGGCGAGGTGGAGGAGGAGGCGGGAAGGCTTTCGGAGGCCAGCTACCCCGACCTCTTTGAGGAACTGAAAGCCCTGGGCTTCCGCTTCGTGGAACGGGAGGGCGCGGTCCCGGAAACCCCCACCACCCCCGGCTACCGGGTGCGCTACCACGCCTTCCACCCGGAGGAGTGGGAAGCGGAAACCTTCCGCCTCCAGCGCCTAGCGGGGCTCTACGCCGTGGGGCTTTGCGTGCGGGAAGGGGACTACGCCTGCATGAGCCAGGAGGGGAAGCGCCTTGCCGAGCACCTTCTCCATGAGCTTGGGTAG